From the genome of Prevotella herbatica, one region includes:
- the carB gene encoding carbamoyl-phosphate synthase (glutamine-hydrolyzing) large subunit gives MKDENIKKVLLLGSGALKIGEAGEFDYSGSQALKALREEGIKTVLINPNIATVQTSEGVADQIYFLPVQPYFVERVIQKEKPDGILLSFGGQTALNCGVELDRSGILEKYNVRVLGTPVAAIMNTEDRELFVNQLNEIDVKTIKSEACDDIVKARKAAADLGYPVIVRAAYALGGLGSGFADNEAELNVICEKAFAFSPQVLVEKSLKGWKEIEYEVVRDRYDNCITVCNMENFDPLGIHTGESIVIAPSQTLTNSEYHKLRALSIKIVRHIGIVGECNVQYAFDPKSEDYRVIEVNARLSRSSALASKATGYPLAFVAAKLGMGYGLFELKNSVTKTTSAFFEPALDYVVCKIPRWDLSKFRGVDKELGSSMKSVGEVMAIGRNFEEAIQKGLRMIGQGMHGFVGNKELKIDDIDAALCEPTDKRVFVISKAMHKGYTVDQIHDLTKIDKWFLQKLKHIIDIDDNLKNANINTIDKDLLRTAKVYGFTDFQIARAIGLETEIGNMHKAAIIVRNKRKTYGIIPVVKQIDTLAAEYPAQTNYLYVTYSGVKSDIEFEKDKRSVIVLGSGAYRIGSSVEFDWCGVQALNTIRKEGWRSVMINYNPETVSTDYDMCDRLYFDELTFERVMDIIDFECPHGVIVSTGGQIPNNLAIKLDEQNVPILGTTAQNIDGAEDRAKFSAMLTENGINQPEWSALTSMDDIDAFVDRVGFPVLVRPSYVLSGAAMNVCSNEEELKRFLQLAANVGEDHPVVVSKFIEHAKEIEMDAVAKDGEIMAYAISEHIEFAGVHSGDATIQFPPQKIYVETVRRIKRVSRQIAKNLHINGPFNIQYMARENEILVIECNLRASRSFPFVSKVLKINLIELATRVMLGLPVEKLKKNLFDLDYVGIKASQFSFNRLQKADPVLGVDMSSTGEVGCIGDDTNTALLTSMLSVGHRIPKKTILLSTGSAKQKAEMLDAAKQLVANGYELFATGGTSKYLEENGIANTRVYWPSEEGQHPQAIDMLHEKKIDMVVNIPKDLTAHELTNGYKIRRAAIDLNVPLITNSRLASAFINAFCTLSLDDIDIKAWGEY, from the coding sequence ATGAAAGACGAAAATATAAAGAAAGTATTGCTGCTAGGTTCAGGTGCGTTGAAAATTGGTGAAGCAGGTGAGTTTGATTATTCTGGTTCACAGGCTTTAAAGGCTCTTCGTGAGGAAGGCATCAAAACCGTACTTATCAATCCTAATATTGCTACTGTTCAGACTTCCGAGGGAGTGGCTGATCAGATTTACTTCCTTCCTGTTCAACCTTATTTTGTTGAGCGAGTAATTCAGAAGGAAAAGCCTGATGGTATTCTTCTTTCATTCGGTGGTCAGACTGCTCTTAACTGCGGTGTTGAGTTGGACCGTTCTGGTATATTGGAAAAATATAATGTCCGTGTTCTTGGTACGCCAGTTGCTGCCATTATGAATACAGAAGACCGTGAACTGTTTGTTAATCAGCTCAACGAGATTGATGTTAAGACAATCAAGAGTGAGGCTTGTGATGATATCGTCAAGGCTCGCAAGGCTGCTGCTGATCTGGGCTATCCTGTCATCGTGCGTGCTGCTTATGCACTTGGAGGTCTTGGTTCTGGATTTGCTGACAACGAGGCTGAATTGAATGTTATCTGCGAAAAGGCTTTCGCTTTCTCTCCACAGGTTTTGGTAGAGAAGAGTTTGAAAGGCTGGAAAGAAATAGAATATGAGGTTGTGCGCGACCGTTACGATAACTGTATTACGGTATGTAATATGGAAAACTTCGACCCACTTGGTATTCATACCGGTGAGAGTATCGTTATCGCTCCTTCTCAGACACTTACAAACAGCGAATATCATAAGTTGCGTGCCCTTTCAATAAAGATTGTACGCCACATTGGTATCGTTGGTGAGTGTAATGTGCAATATGCTTTCGACCCTAAGAGCGAAGACTATCGTGTCATCGAGGTTAATGCCCGTTTGTCTCGTTCTTCTGCTTTGGCTTCAAAGGCTACTGGTTATCCTCTCGCTTTCGTTGCAGCCAAACTTGGAATGGGATATGGTCTGTTTGAGTTGAAAAACTCTGTAACAAAGACCACAAGTGCATTCTTTGAGCCTGCTCTCGACTATGTAGTCTGCAAGATTCCTCGTTGGGACCTTTCTAAGTTCCGTGGAGTTGACAAGGAACTAGGTTCTAGTATGAAGTCTGTTGGAGAGGTTATGGCAATTGGTCGTAATTTTGAAGAGGCTATCCAGAAGGGACTTCGTATGATCGGGCAGGGCATGCACGGATTTGTTGGCAATAAAGAATTAAAGATTGATGATATTGATGCTGCTCTATGCGAGCCAACTGATAAACGTGTGTTCGTTATCTCTAAGGCTATGCACAAGGGATACACTGTCGACCAGATTCATGATCTTACTAAGATTGACAAATGGTTCCTTCAGAAACTCAAGCATATCATCGACATTGATGATAATCTTAAGAATGCCAACATCAATACGATTGATAAGGATCTTCTGCGTACAGCAAAGGTCTATGGATTTACTGATTTCCAGATAGCTCGTGCTATAGGTCTTGAAACCGAAATCGGTAACATGCATAAGGCTGCTATCATCGTGCGCAACAAGCGTAAGACTTATGGAATCATCCCTGTTGTTAAGCAGATTGATACCTTGGCTGCCGAATATCCTGCACAGACTAATTATTTGTATGTCACTTATAGTGGTGTCAAGAGTGATATAGAGTTTGAAAAAGACAAGCGTTCTGTCATCGTTCTTGGTTCGGGTGCTTATCGCATCGGTAGTTCGGTAGAGTTCGACTGGTGTGGTGTTCAGGCTCTTAACACGATTCGCAAGGAAGGCTGGCGCTCTGTCATGATAAACTATAATCCAGAGACAGTATCTACAGACTATGATATGTGTGATCGTCTTTATTTTGACGAACTCACCTTCGAGCGTGTCATGGATATCATTGATTTCGAATGTCCTCATGGTGTAATCGTAAGTACAGGTGGTCAGATACCAAATAACTTGGCTATCAAACTTGATGAGCAGAATGTTCCTATCCTTGGTACTACAGCCCAGAATATTGATGGTGCTGAAGACCGTGCTAAGTTCTCAGCCATGCTTACAGAGAATGGTATCAATCAGCCAGAATGGAGTGCCCTCACAAGCATGGATGATATTGATGCTTTTGTAGACCGTGTCGGTTTCCCAGTTCTCGTTCGTCCTTCTTATGTACTTTCTGGTGCAGCCATGAATGTATGTTCAAATGAGGAGGAACTCAAACGCTTCCTTCAGCTTGCTGCTAACGTGGGTGAGGATCATCCAGTTGTGGTATCTAAGTTCATCGAGCATGCAAAGGAGATTGAGATGGATGCTGTTGCCAAAGACGGTGAGATTATGGCTTATGCCATCAGTGAACATATCGAGTTTGCCGGTGTACACTCTGGTGATGCTACAATTCAGTTCCCACCACAGAAAATTTATGTTGAGACAGTAAGACGCATCAAGCGTGTGAGCCGTCAGATTGCAAAGAACCTTCACATCAACGGTCCTTTCAATATCCAGTATATGGCTCGCGAAAATGAGATACTTGTTATTGAGTGTAATCTGCGTGCCAGTCGTTCATTCCCATTCGTAAGTAAGGTGTTGAAGATAAATCTTATCGAACTTGCTACAAGGGTAATGCTTGGACTTCCTGTTGAGAAACTCAAGAAAAACTTGTTCGATCTCGACTATGTTGGTATCAAGGCCAGCCAGTTCTCTTTCAACCGCTTGCAGAAGGCTGACCCAGTACTTGGTGTAGACATGAGTTCTACGGGAGAGGTTGGATGTATTGGTGACGATACTAACACAGCATTGCTTACAAGTATGTTGTCTGTAGGTCATCGCATACCAAAGAAGACCATCCTTTTGTCAACAGGTAGTGCAAAGCAGAAGGCTGAGATGCTTGATGCCGCTAAACAACTTGTAGCCAATGGTTATGAATTGTTTGCTACGGGTGGAACAAGCAAGTACCTAGAGGAAAACGGTATAGCTAATACACGTGTATATTGGCCTTCTGAGGAAGGACAACATCCACAGGCTATAGACATGCTTCACGAGAAGAAGATAGACATGGTAGTAAACATTCCAAAGGATCTTACTGCTCATGAGCTAACAAACGGATATAAGATTCGTCGTGCTGCAATCGACTTAAACGTGCCATTGATCACCAACAGTCGTCTTGCGAGTGCCTTTATCAATGCATTCTGCACACTGTCCCTTGATGATATTGATATCAAGGCATGGGGTGAATATTAA
- the carA gene encoding glutamine-hydrolyzing carbamoyl-phosphate synthase small subunit yields the protein MKNVTLVLSDGTKFHGKSFGYDAPVAGEVVFNTAMMGYPESLTDPSYAGQLMTLTYPLVGNYGVPPFTIESNGIPTFMESDKIYASAIIVNDYSEQYSHWNAVESLADWLKREHVPGITGIDTRELTKVLREHGVMMGKIIFDDEPDNIPEADYEGVNFVDRVSCKEVIRYNEGAGKKVVLVDCGVKANIIRSMIKRGVEVIRVPWNYDYTDMQYDGLFLANGPGDPDVCSDAVEIIRKQMNNSTKPICGICMGNQLLAKAAGAEIYKLKYGHRGHNQPVRLVGTEKCYITSQNHGYAVNAKTLGSDWKELFVNMNDGSNEGICHNTNPWFTSQFHPEACSGPVDTEFMFDKFVETLK from the coding sequence ATGAAGAACGTAACTTTGGTCTTAAGTGACGGAACAAAATTTCACGGCAAGAGCTTTGGCTATGATGCGCCAGTTGCCGGTGAGGTCGTTTTCAACACAGCCATGATGGGCTATCCGGAGAGTCTTACCGACCCTTCTTATGCCGGACAGCTTATGACGCTGACTTATCCGCTTGTAGGAAATTACGGTGTGCCTCCTTTCACTATCGAGAGCAATGGCATTCCTACTTTCATGGAGAGCGATAAGATTTATGCTTCAGCTATAATCGTTAATGATTATAGTGAGCAGTATAGTCATTGGAATGCTGTTGAGAGTCTTGCTGATTGGCTTAAACGTGAACATGTTCCAGGCATTACTGGCATTGATACAAGGGAACTCACTAAGGTTTTGCGTGAGCATGGTGTGATGATGGGTAAGATTATCTTTGATGATGAACCTGACAATATACCAGAAGCTGATTATGAAGGTGTGAATTTTGTTGATAGAGTTTCTTGCAAAGAAGTTATCAGATACAACGAAGGTGCCGGAAAGAAAGTCGTTCTTGTTGATTGCGGTGTGAAGGCTAATATCATCAGAAGCATGATCAAGCGTGGTGTTGAGGTTATAAGAGTTCCTTGGAACTATGACTACACTGATATGCAATATGATGGACTTTTCCTTGCCAACGGTCCTGGTGATCCTGATGTTTGCTCTGATGCTGTAGAAATAATCCGCAAGCAGATGAACAACAGTACCAAACCTATCTGCGGTATCTGTATGGGTAATCAGTTATTGGCAAAGGCTGCCGGTGCTGAGATATATAAACTTAAATATGGTCATCGTGGTCATAACCAGCCTGTTCGTCTTGTTGGTACAGAGAAGTGCTATATCACAAGTCAGAATCATGGTTATGCTGTCAACGCTAAGACTCTGGGAAGTGATTGGAAAGAGTTGTTCGTTAATATGAATGATGGTTCTAATGAGGGTATCTGCCACAACACTAATCCTTGGTTCACAAGTCAGTTCCATCCAGAGGCTTGTTCAGGTCCTGTTGATACAGAGTTCATGTTCGACAAATTTGTAGAAACTTTAAAGTAA
- a CDS encoding amidophosphoribosyltransferase, with amino-acid sequence MEEIKEDCGVALIRLLKPLEYYQEKYGTWMYPLNKLYLMMEKQHNRGQEGAGMACVKLNTQPGNEYMFRERAEGSNAITEIFDNVHKDYANIASDDVSNVEFAKANLPFAGELYMGHLRYSTTGKSGITYVHPFLRRNNWRAKNLCFCGNFNMTNVDEIFDKLTLQGQCPRVYSDTYIMLELMGHRLDREVERNFEIAKTKGLTNTDITKFIEDNVKMSNVLKKTMTDFDGGYVVCGVTGSGEMFSMRDPWGIRPAFYYKNDEIVVLASERPVLQTTFDLDSADIKELAPGAALLVKRDGECTVEQILQPKGDSACSFERIYFSRGSDCDIYNERKKLGEQLTEPILKAVNYDTAHTVFSYIPNTAEVAYYGMLNGFKRYLNDEKIKKIESLGHAPTHEELEDILNDYVRSEKIAWKDIKLRTFITEGNSRNDLASHVYDITYDSITPNEDNLVIIDDSIVRGTTLKKSILRILDRLHPKKMVVVSSAPQIRYPDYYGIDMPRLEEFCVFRATIALLKDRGMDNVIRDTYNECKDELKKPKENMVNVVRNIYKPFTIEEINNKIVEILRPEGVTTPIEIVYQSIEGLHKAIPNHKGDWYFTGHFPTPGGTKLCNQAFVNYVESVEK; translated from the coding sequence ATGGAAGAAATAAAGGAAGACTGTGGTGTAGCTTTAATTCGTCTGCTCAAACCACTTGAATATTATCAGGAGAAGTATGGCACTTGGATGTATCCCCTGAATAAACTCTATTTGATGATGGAAAAACAGCACAATAGAGGTCAGGAGGGAGCAGGAATGGCATGCGTGAAACTCAATACTCAGCCTGGGAACGAATATATGTTCCGTGAACGGGCTGAAGGCTCTAACGCCATTACTGAGATCTTCGACAATGTTCATAAGGATTATGCTAACATCGCTTCTGATGATGTGTCTAATGTGGAATTCGCTAAGGCGAACCTTCCTTTCGCGGGAGAGTTATACATGGGACACCTCAGATACAGTACTACAGGAAAGAGTGGAATAACTTATGTCCATCCTTTCTTAAGAAGAAACAACTGGAGAGCCAAAAATTTATGCTTCTGTGGTAATTTCAATATGACTAATGTCGATGAAATTTTTGATAAGCTCACTCTTCAGGGACAATGCCCACGGGTATATAGTGATACCTATATAATGCTCGAGTTGATGGGACATCGTTTGGATAGAGAAGTTGAACGAAATTTTGAAATTGCTAAAACTAAAGGACTAACTAATACCGATATCACAAAATTCATAGAAGATAATGTCAAGATGAGTAACGTCTTGAAAAAAACAATGACCGACTTTGATGGCGGTTACGTTGTTTGTGGCGTTACTGGTAGTGGAGAGATGTTCTCCATGCGTGATCCTTGGGGAATACGTCCTGCATTCTATTATAAGAATGATGAAATTGTTGTCCTTGCGAGTGAGCGCCCTGTTCTTCAGACTACTTTCGATCTTGATAGTGCCGATATCAAAGAACTTGCCCCTGGTGCTGCTCTTCTCGTTAAGAGAGATGGCGAATGCACTGTTGAGCAGATTCTTCAGCCAAAAGGTGATTCTGCATGTTCTTTTGAAAGAATTTATTTCAGTAGAGGTTCTGACTGTGATATATACAATGAACGTAAAAAGTTGGGTGAGCAACTCACAGAGCCTATTCTTAAGGCTGTTAATTATGATACTGCTCACACAGTGTTCTCTTATATTCCAAATACAGCAGAAGTTGCTTACTATGGCATGCTCAATGGATTTAAGAGATATCTTAACGACGAGAAGATAAAGAAGATAGAGAGTCTCGGACATGCTCCTACTCACGAAGAATTAGAAGACATTCTGAATGATTACGTTAGGTCTGAGAAGATTGCGTGGAAAGATATCAAACTGCGTACTTTCATCACCGAAGGCAATAGCCGTAACGACCTTGCGAGCCATGTATATGATATCACCTATGATAGTATTACGCCTAATGAGGATAATCTCGTGATTATCGACGATAGCATTGTTCGTGGAACAACTCTTAAAAAGAGTATTCTTAGAATTTTAGATCGTCTGCATCCAAAGAAAATGGTTGTTGTCAGTAGTGCTCCGCAAATACGCTATCCTGATTATTACGGAATCGACATGCCTCGCTTGGAGGAGTTCTGTGTGTTCAGAGCAACAATAGCTTTGCTTAAGGATCGTGGAATGGATAATGTTATTCGTGATACTTATAATGAGTGCAAGGATGAACTCAAAAAACCAAAAGAAAATATGGTTAATGTGGTTCGTAATATCTACAAACCATTTACGATAGAGGAAATAAATAATAAGATTGTCGAGATACTTCGCCCAGAGGGTGTTACAACTCCTATCGAGATTGTCTACCAGAGCATAGAGGGATTGCACAAGGCTATACCAAACCATAAGGGTGATTGGTATTTCACAGGACATTTCCCAACACCTGGTGGAACAAAACTCTGTAATCAGGCTTTTGTAAACTATGTTGAAAGTGTAGAGAAATAA
- the glmS gene encoding glutamine--fructose-6-phosphate transaminase (isomerizing), with protein MCGIVGYIGSRDAYPILIKGLKRLEYRGYDSAGVALINNDDLNVYKTKGKVADLESFCEAKNISGHVGIAHTRWATHGEPSSVNAHPHYSESKNLAIIHNGIIENYAEIKNNLIAKGVKFRSDTDTEVLVQLIEYVQVKKNLDTLTAVQVALHQVIGAYAIALLDKREPNQIIAARKQSPLVVGIGENEFFLGSDASPIIEFTDKVVYLEDGSIAVMRLGEELKVVNILNRELNPLVHTIDMNLGQIEKCGYPHFMLKEIFEQPECLKNCMRGRINADVDKVTLSAVIDYKERLLAAKRIIIVACGTSWHAGLIGKQLIETFCRIPVDVEYASEFRYRNPVVTKDDLVIAMSQSGETADTLAAIELAKRSGALIYGICNAVGSSIPRATDTGSYIHVGPEIGVASTKAFTGQVIVLVMLSLALAKEKGTIDDQTYNDVVKELSLIPDKMKEVLEQNDKIADLSRIFTYAHNVIYLGRGYSYPVALEGALKLKEISYIHAEGYPAAEMKHGPIALVDSDMPVVVIATHNAMYEKVLSNIQEIKARKGRVIALVTKGDETISRIADEVIELPKTLECLEPLLATIPLQLLAYHIAVCKDKNVDQPRNLAKSVTVE; from the coding sequence ATGTGTGGTATTGTAGGATATATTGGTAGCAGAGATGCTTATCCAATTTTAATCAAAGGATTAAAAAGACTCGAATATAGAGGATATGATAGTGCTGGTGTGGCACTCATAAATAATGATGATCTTAATGTTTACAAGACAAAGGGAAAGGTTGCTGACCTTGAGTCTTTTTGTGAAGCCAAAAACATCAGTGGCCATGTAGGTATTGCTCATACTCGTTGGGCTACTCATGGTGAACCATCATCTGTTAATGCCCATCCTCACTACTCTGAATCAAAGAATCTTGCCATTATTCATAATGGCATTATCGAGAACTATGCTGAGATCAAGAATAATCTGATCGCTAAAGGTGTGAAGTTCCGTTCTGATACCGATACCGAAGTGTTGGTTCAGTTGATAGAGTATGTTCAGGTCAAGAAAAACCTTGATACACTTACTGCCGTTCAGGTTGCTTTGCATCAGGTCATAGGTGCTTATGCAATAGCATTGCTTGACAAGCGCGAACCTAATCAAATTATTGCTGCCCGCAAGCAGAGTCCGCTAGTCGTCGGTATTGGCGAAAATGAATTCTTCCTTGGTTCAGATGCAAGTCCTATCATTGAATTCACTGATAAGGTTGTTTATCTTGAAGATGGCAGTATTGCTGTGATGCGTCTTGGTGAAGAGCTTAAGGTCGTAAATATTCTCAATCGCGAACTTAATCCTTTGGTACATACTATCGACATGAATCTTGGACAGATAGAGAAATGTGGTTATCCACACTTCATGCTTAAAGAGATTTTTGAGCAGCCTGAATGTTTGAAGAATTGTATGCGTGGACGTATAAATGCAGATGTTGATAAAGTTACGCTGAGTGCTGTAATTGATTATAAAGAAAGATTACTTGCTGCTAAGAGAATCATTATTGTAGCCTGCGGAACAAGTTGGCATGCAGGACTTATTGGTAAGCAACTAATTGAGACATTCTGCCGTATTCCTGTAGATGTTGAATATGCAAGTGAGTTCAGATATAGAAATCCTGTTGTCACCAAGGACGACCTAGTTATAGCGATGTCACAGAGTGGCGAGACAGCCGATACTTTGGCTGCTATAGAGTTGGCAAAGCGTTCTGGAGCATTGATATATGGTATATGCAACGCTGTTGGTTCAAGCATTCCTAGAGCCACAGATACAGGTAGTTACATCCATGTTGGTCCTGAGATTGGTGTAGCTTCAACAAAGGCGTTTACTGGTCAGGTTATCGTGTTGGTCATGTTATCGCTAGCATTAGCTAAAGAGAAGGGCACTATTGATGATCAAACATATAATGACGTAGTGAAGGAGTTGTCTTTGATTCCTGATAAGATGAAAGAGGTGCTTGAACAAAACGATAAAATAGCTGATTTAAGTCGCATCTTCACTTATGCCCACAACGTTATTTATCTTGGTCGCGGCTACAGTTATCCTGTTGCTTTGGAAGGTGCTCTGAAACTGAAGGAAATCAGCTATATACATGCTGAAGGCTATCCTGCCGCAGAAATGAAACATGGTCCTATTGCGCTTGTAGATTCAGATATGCCGGTAGTCGTTATTGCTACACATAATGCAATGTATGAGAAGGTACTCAGTAACATTCAGGAAATCAAGGCTCGTAAGGGTAGGGTGATAGCCCTTGTTACTAAGGGAGATGAAACCATCAGCCGCATTGCCGATGAGGTGATCGAATTACCTAAGACGCTTGAATGTCTGGAACCGTTGCTGGCAACAATCCCACTTCAACTCCTTGCATATCATATTGCTGTCTGCAAGGATAAGAATGTAGACCAACCAAGAAATCTTGCTAAATCAGTCACTGTAGAATAG
- a CDS encoding outer membrane protein assembly factor BamD gives MKKSLISLFIMAIVLLMSSCSDSKKVADVVVTDCQKSLAISYFHVGNLKQIDNYFSQYIFIGKGIKKDGLIQTASHADIDNMNFMQGKVISS, from the coding sequence ATGAAGAAATCACTCATTTCACTATTTATTATGGCAATTGTTTTGCTAATGAGCAGTTGCTCTGATAGCAAAAAAGTGGCTGATGTTGTTGTTACCGATTGTCAAAAGTCTTTAGCAATATCTTATTTCCACGTCGGCAATCTAAAACAGATAGACAATTACTTTTCACAATATATTTTTATAGGTAAAGGCATCAAGAAAGATGGTTTGATACAAACCGCCTCGCATGCCGATATCGACAATATGAATTTTATGCAGGGAAAGGTTATTAGTAGTTAG
- the uxaC gene encoding glucuronate isomerase → MKQFMDENFLLETETAQELFHNHAAKMPIIDYHCHLNPEMVANDHKFRSITELWLGGDHYKWRAMRTNGVDEKYCTGEDTSDWEKFEKWAETVPYTFRNPLYHWTHLELKTAFGIDKILSPATAREIYDECNEKLKLPEYSARGLMRHYNVECVCTTDDPVDDLRYHKQTRESGFEIKMIPAWRPDKAMNIEKPDFADYVNTLAQVSGVAINKFADMVDALQKRHDFFTENGCKLSDHGIEEFYDEPYTDSQIETIFEKSLRGQQLSAMEIRQYKHAFLKICAEMDYAADWTQQYHYGAIRDNNTSMYNKLGADTGFDSIGEFTTAHAMSHFLNELNLNGKLTRTIIYCLNPCANEVIATMLGNFQDGSCPGKIQFGSGWWFNDQLDGMTKQMNALSVLGLLSRFVGMLTDSRSFLSYPRHEYFRRLLCNLLGNDVEKGLLPNDKETLARMVEDISYNNARNYFKFY, encoded by the coding sequence ATGAAACAGTTTATGGATGAAAATTTCCTGTTGGAGACAGAAACAGCACAGGAGCTTTTCCACAATCATGCGGCTAAAATGCCAATTATTGACTACCATTGTCATCTTAATCCTGAGATGGTTGCTAATGATCACAAATTCCGCAGTATTACAGAACTTTGGCTTGGTGGCGACCATTACAAATGGCGTGCTATGCGTACAAATGGTGTAGATGAAAAATACTGCACTGGTGAGGATACTAGTGACTGGGAGAAATTTGAAAAATGGGCAGAAACTGTACCTTATACATTCCGTAATCCTCTTTATCATTGGACACATCTTGAACTCAAGACAGCTTTTGGTATTGACAAAATATTAAGTCCTGCTACTGCTCGTGAGATTTATGATGAGTGCAATGAAAAGTTGAAATTGCCAGAGTATAGTGCTCGTGGCTTGATGCGTCATTACAATGTAGAATGTGTATGCACAACTGATGATCCTGTTGATGACTTGCGTTATCACAAGCAGACACGTGAGAGCGGGTTTGAAATCAAGATGATTCCTGCATGGCGTCCTGACAAGGCTATGAATATCGAAAAGCCTGATTTTGCTGATTACGTAAATACTCTTGCTCAGGTTAGCGGTGTTGCAATTAATAAGTTTGCTGATATGGTCGATGCTCTTCAGAAGCGTCATGACTTCTTTACTGAGAATGGATGCAAACTTTCAGATCATGGTATTGAGGAATTCTATGATGAACCATACACAGACAGTCAGATTGAAACTATATTTGAGAAATCTCTTCGTGGCCAGCAACTTAGCGCTATGGAGATACGCCAGTACAAGCATGCGTTCTTGAAGATTTGTGCAGAGATGGACTATGCTGCTGACTGGACTCAGCAATATCATTATGGTGCTATCCGTGATAACAATACATCTATGTATAATAAGCTTGGTGCTGATACAGGTTTTGATTCTATCGGTGAATTTACAACAGCTCATGCAATGAGTCATTTCCTTAATGAGTTGAATCTAAATGGCAAGCTTACACGTACAATTATATATTGTCTTAATCCTTGTGCAAATGAGGTTATCGCAACAATGCTTGGTAACTTCCAAGACGGTTCATGTCCTGGTAAGATCCAGTTTGGTTCAGGTTGGTGGTTCAATGATCAGCTTGATGGTATGACAAAGCAGATGAACGCACTTTCTGTATTGGGCTTGCTTAGTCGTTTTGTAGGTATGCTTACAGATAGCCGCTCATTCTTGAGCTATCCACGCCACGAATATTTCCGTAGATTATTATGTAATCTGCTTGGAAACGATGTTGAGAAGGGACTTCTTCCAAATGATAAAGAAACTTTGGCTCGCATGGTTGAGGACATTTCTTATAATAACGCTCGAAACTATTTCAAGTTCTATTAA
- a CDS encoding asparaginase, producing the protein MDNNNNKNHTGKVLLIYTGGTIGMGRNTLTKALEPLNFNHLISNMPEFKYLSVGIDVYQFEEPIDSSDMNPRLWAHLVRTISTKYDEYDGFVILHGTDTMAYTASALSFMLENLTKPVILTGSQLPIGQMRTDGKENLVTSIELASAQNKEGNALIPEVCIYFSGRLLRGNRSTKQNADGFNAFDSFNYPHLCEAGVKFTFAKHHMLKPDYSKTMIPHFDMNPNVMVFSLFPGIQANIFGHVLDAPELKGVVMRSFGSGNAPQQPWLMRLLKDASERGVTIVNISQCGAGFVEMSRYDNGYQLKDTGVISGHDSTVEAAVTKLMYLHGQYDDTEQIRELMCKSLAGEISI; encoded by the coding sequence ATGGATAATAACAATAATAAGAATCATACGGGAAAAGTTCTCCTCATCTATACAGGTGGCACAATTGGCATGGGAAGAAACACTTTAACAAAAGCATTAGAGCCATTGAATTTCAATCATTTAATAAGCAATATGCCAGAGTTTAAATACCTATCTGTCGGCATAGATGTTTATCAGTTTGAAGAGCCAATCGATTCCAGCGACATGAATCCCAGACTATGGGCTCATCTTGTTAGAACTATCAGTACAAAATATGATGAATACGACGGTTTCGTTATACTTCATGGAACAGATACCATGGCCTACACGGCATCTGCACTTTCATTCATGTTGGAAAATCTTACCAAGCCTGTAATTCTCACTGGTAGTCAGCTACCAATAGGACAAATGCGGACAGACGGAAAGGAAAACCTCGTGACAAGTATAGAATTGGCATCAGCACAAAACAAAGAGGGTAATGCTCTTATTCCTGAAGTTTGCATTTATTTTAGTGGCAGACTACTAAGAGGAAATCGATCTACAAAACAAAACGCAGATGGATTTAATGCCTTCGACTCATTTAACTACCCTCACCTATGCGAAGCCGGTGTAAAATTCACATTTGCAAAGCATCACATGCTGAAACCTGACTATTCAAAAACAATGATTCCACATTTTGACATGAACCCAAACGTCATGGTTTTTTCATTATTTCCAGGTATTCAGGCTAATATCTTCGGACACGTTCTTGATGCCCCTGAATTGAAAGGTGTGGTAATGCGTAGTTTCGGAAGTGGAAATGCGCCACAACAGCCATGGCTTATGCGACTACTAAAGGATGCATCAGAAAGAGGTGTTACGATTGTAAACATAAGCCAGTGCGGTGCAGGATTTGTGGAAATGAGCAGATACGACAATGGATATCAGTTAAAGGACACTGGAGTAATAAGTGGACACGACAGTACTGTTGAAGCTGCCGTTACAAAACTTATGTATCTACATGGACAATATGATGATACAGAGCAAATAAGAGAATTGATGTGCAAATCTCTTGCAGGAGAAATAAGTATCTGA